The Horticoccus luteus DNA window CGGCCTGTTTGGCTTCCTTGAAATTCGCGACGAGATGCAGGTTCTCGCGCAACGCATCGCCACCGCTCACCATTTTCCTTCCAGCGATTATCGCGCCGTGCTGCGCGAGTTGAAGAAAGACCAGATCACCGGCGCCGCGATTCTGCCCTATTACCACGACATCCTCACCCAGCTTGAACACCTCGTCGCCGAGCACCACATCGTCACCCTGCCCCAGCGCGCCGCCGTGATCCGCCTCGCCTCGGAGGCCGAGTCCGCCTCGCAACCCGCCCCTCATCTCAATCCGCCCCGTCTCCTCGGCAACACCGGCGAATACGGTGAAATCGTCCTCCCTCTCACCAATCCCAATGCCGCCCACCCCGGCGAACTGCAGGACGATTTCACCACCAAGGCCTACGCGTGGACGCTTACCGCGCACGAAGCCCGCCCCGGCCACGAATTGCAATTTTCCGCCATGGTCGAGCAAGGCGTCTCCACGCCCCGCGCCGTATTCGCGTTCAACAGCGCCAACGTCGAAGGCTGGGCGCTCTACATGGAAGCCGTGATGAAACAATACGAGCCACCCGAAGGGCAGCTCTTCGCCCTGCAAGCCCGCCTCCACCGCGCCGCCCGCGCCTTTCTCGACCCGATGCTCAACCTCGGCCTCATGAAGCCTGAGGCGGCGCAGCAATTTCTCGTTTCGGACGTCGGTCTCTCCGCGCCCTTCGCCACACAGGAGATCGACCGTTACACCTTCCGCGCTCCGGGCCAGGCCACGTCGTATTACTACGGCTACCTGCGCCTGCGCCAGATTCGCGCCCAGACTGAACTCGTCCTTCGCGACCGCTTCAACGAAATGGCCTTCCACGACTTCATCTTGAGCCAGGGCCTGCTGCCGCCGGAACTATTGGCCAAGGCCGTGCGCGAAGAGTTCATCCCCGCGGCGGCGGCCCCGGCGGAGTCAGCACCTGACGCCGATCATCCAGCCGCGAAGCAAATGTAGTCCGTCGTCCCGGAGCGCCGCCGCTTTCGCGCGGCGGTTGGATCGCCGCGCGCGCGCTCACAAATCGCCGCGCTGCGGCCGCAACACGATCTCCTCGACCACCGTGCGGCGCGTCATCTGGTAAACCTCAAAAAACGCGCGCGCCACATCCGCCGCCGGCATCATCCGCTCCTCGTCGATGCCACTCCCCGCCCACGAAGGCGACCACGTGGCTCCCGGATAAACGCAGCAGACGCGCACGCCGCGCTCCTTCGTTTCCATCCGCAACACCTTCGCCAGCCCCGTCACCCCAAACTTCGCCGCGCAATACGCCGCGTCACCCGGAAACGCCTGCAGGCCCGCCACCGAGCTCATAAAAAACACGTCGCCACTCGCCCGCGCCAACATTCCGGGCAGCAAGGCACGCGTCACCAAAAACGCACTGCGCAACGTCGCGCCGATCATCGCGTCAAACGCCGCCACCGTCGTTTCCGCAAACGGCGCCGCCGTGAAC harbors:
- a CDS encoding DUF885 domain-containing protein, which encodes MTTPYRFLALLVASASLAFAAQPAWVQTSNQNAVPVLEYLGRYAPEYGSDLGLEQYDPEVTDLKPRVYERSLADAEILLAALKAKIPPETNAKVRQDLEILVDNVELQINSSRLNHELMLPYTCVAQNVFEGLQVLLDSRNKPERRQRALVRLQHYAGLAGAEPLVTLAEARSTERFTTKNLTGPYVVAVNKDLGNTERFIAGIAQLFTAAQLDGWQDAHARLAAQLRAHDEWVRREIIPRARPTNQLPAAIYADNLKNYGVRMSPQELIDRGLFGFLEIRDEMQVLAQRIATAHHFPSSDYRAVLRELKKDQITGAAILPYYHDILTQLEHLVAEHHIVTLPQRAAVIRLASEAESASQPAPHLNPPRLLGNTGEYGEIVLPLTNPNAAHPGELQDDFTTKAYAWTLTAHEARPGHELQFSAMVEQGVSTPRAVFAFNSANVEGWALYMEAVMKQYEPPEGQLFALQARLHRAARAFLDPMLNLGLMKPEAAQQFLVSDVGLSAPFATQEIDRYTFRAPGQATSYYYGYLRLRQIRAQTELVLRDRFNEMAFHDFILSQGLLPPELLAKAVREEFIPAAAAPAESAPDADHPAAKQM
- a CDS encoding SDR family oxidoreductase encodes the protein MSKPVVVITGASQGIGAAMAREFGSRLKGVRLALVARNERNLARVAAAAVKRGAKAEIFPCDVSDDAAVAEMAAAVTKRFGGVDVLINNAGTFTAAPFAETTVAAFDAMIGATLRSAFLVTRALLPGMLARASGDVFFMSSVAGLQAFPGDAAYCAAKFGVTGLAKVLRMETKERGVRVCCVYPGATWSPSWAGSGIDEERMMPAADVARAFFEVYQMTRRTVVEEIVLRPQRGDL